In the genome of Mucisphaera calidilacus, one region contains:
- a CDS encoding glutamine--tRNA ligase/YqeY domain fusion protein, with amino-acid sequence MTQTEERALNFIEQAIEEHNRVGRFGGAVVTRFPPEPNGFLHIGHAKAICIDFGLAAKYGGRCHLRFDDTNPAKEEQAYIDAIREDVRWLGFDWGEHEYYASDYFEQLYLWAERLIEAGQAYVEDLSMEEIRAHRGTLTEPGRPSPYRDRSVEENLDLFRRMRAGEFPNGARVLRAKIDMASPNLNLRDPVMYRILHEAHPRTGDAWCLYPMYDWAHGQSDSIEGVTHSLCSLEFEAHRPLYEWFVERLGIHAPQQMEFARGNITYMITSKRKLRRLIDEGIVSGWDDPRMPTLRGMRRRGYTPEAIRRFWDEAGVAKRVNNIAFSKLESVLRDDLNKRSQRRMAVLDPIRVVITNYPEGQVEMMSVVNNPEDPGAGRREVPFSGALFIERDDFMEDPPKKFFRLGPGREVRLRSGYWIRCEDYVKDAEGKVTELRCTYDPQTRGGESPPADAEGKVRKVKGTLHWVSAAHAVDAEVRVYDHLFTRENPEEGELAENVNPDSLRVLTGCKLEPALSEAGVGEPVQFERLGYFTKDPDSSAGGLVFNRTATLKDSWAKAQKKG; translated from the coding sequence ATGACCCAGACCGAAGAACGAGCGTTGAATTTCATCGAGCAGGCGATTGAGGAGCACAACCGCGTGGGGCGGTTTGGCGGGGCGGTGGTGACGCGTTTTCCGCCTGAGCCGAACGGTTTTCTGCACATCGGGCACGCGAAGGCGATCTGCATCGATTTTGGTCTGGCGGCGAAGTATGGGGGTCGTTGTCACCTGCGTTTTGACGACACGAACCCGGCGAAGGAGGAGCAGGCGTACATCGACGCGATCCGGGAGGACGTGCGTTGGCTGGGTTTTGACTGGGGGGAGCACGAGTATTACGCGAGTGATTATTTCGAGCAGTTGTACCTGTGGGCGGAGCGGTTGATCGAGGCGGGGCAGGCGTATGTTGAGGACCTCTCGATGGAGGAGATCCGGGCGCATCGCGGGACGCTGACGGAGCCGGGTCGGCCGAGCCCGTACCGTGATCGTTCGGTGGAGGAGAACCTGGATTTGTTCCGGCGGATGCGTGCGGGTGAGTTTCCCAACGGGGCGCGGGTGCTGCGTGCGAAGATCGACATGGCGTCGCCTAACCTGAACCTTCGCGACCCGGTGATGTACCGGATTCTGCACGAGGCGCACCCGCGGACGGGTGATGCGTGGTGTCTTTACCCGATGTACGACTGGGCGCATGGCCAGAGTGATTCGATCGAGGGCGTGACGCACTCGCTTTGTTCGCTGGAGTTCGAGGCGCACCGTCCGCTGTACGAGTGGTTCGTGGAGCGGCTTGGGATTCACGCGCCGCAGCAGATGGAGTTTGCGCGGGGGAACATCACATACATGATCACGTCGAAGCGCAAGCTTCGTCGGCTGATTGACGAGGGGATCGTGTCGGGCTGGGACGATCCGCGGATGCCGACGCTCCGGGGGATGCGTCGCCGGGGTTACACGCCTGAGGCGATTCGTCGTTTCTGGGACGAGGCGGGCGTGGCGAAGCGTGTGAACAACATCGCGTTTTCGAAGCTCGAATCGGTATTGCGTGACGACTTGAACAAGCGGTCGCAGCGTCGGATGGCGGTTCTGGACCCGATCCGCGTGGTGATCACGAATTACCCGGAGGGTCAGGTGGAGATGATGTCGGTGGTGAACAATCCGGAGGATCCGGGTGCGGGTAGGCGTGAGGTGCCGTTCTCGGGTGCGTTGTTCATCGAGCGTGACGACTTCATGGAGGACCCGCCGAAGAAGTTCTTCCGCCTGGGGCCGGGCCGCGAGGTGCGGCTGCGGAGCGGGTACTGGATCCGCTGTGAGGATTATGTAAAGGATGCGGAGGGGAAGGTGACGGAGCTTCGGTGCACGTACGACCCTCAGACGCGTGGCGGCGAGAGCCCGCCTGCGGATGCGGAGGGGAAGGTTCGGAAGGTGAAGGGGACGCTTCACTGGGTGAGTGCGGCGCACGCGGTGGATGCGGAGGTGCGTGTTTACGACCACCTGTTTACGCGGGAGAACCCGGAAGAGGGTGAGTTGGCGGAGAACGTGAACCCGGATTCGCTGCGCGTGCTGACCGGTTGCAAGCTGGAGCCGGCGTTGTCGGAGGCGGGAGTGGGTGAGCCGGTTCAGTTCGAGCGACTGGGATACTTCACGAAGGACCCGGATTCGTCGGCGGGAGGTCTGGTGTTCAACCGGACGGCGACGCTGAAGGATTCGTGGGCGAAGGCTCAGAAGAAGGGTTGA
- a CDS encoding GNAT family N-acetyltransferase, which yields MIIEPYASHDRSAFDCGHPDLNTYAARHLGQYERNRLAKHWVAVEQPNGPITGFYAISQHALDTQSLPHRIRKRLPRHPVPCSLLGRLAVDRRHQGRHLGEILLFHAFSTVLRASREIGTFALIVDAVDDNAANFYTRYGLVPLEHNPLRLMILTQTLLQHMTA from the coding sequence ATGATCATTGAGCCCTACGCCAGTCACGACCGCTCAGCCTTCGACTGCGGCCACCCCGACCTCAACACCTACGCCGCCAGACACCTTGGCCAGTACGAACGCAACCGGCTCGCCAAACACTGGGTCGCCGTCGAACAACCCAACGGCCCCATCACAGGCTTCTACGCCATCAGCCAGCACGCCCTCGACACCCAGTCCCTCCCCCACCGAATCCGAAAACGCCTCCCACGACACCCCGTCCCCTGCTCCCTGCTCGGACGGCTCGCCGTCGACCGCCGCCATCAGGGCCGGCACCTCGGCGAAATCCTCCTCTTCCACGCCTTCTCGACCGTCCTCAGAGCCTCACGCGAAATCGGCACCTTCGCACTCATCGTCGACGCCGTCGACGACAACGCCGCCAACTTCTACACCCGATACGGCCTCGTCCCACTCGAACACAACCCACTCCGCCTCATGATCCTCACCCAAACACTCCTCCAGCACATGACCGCGTAA
- a CDS encoding GNAT family N-acetyltransferase: MSITIQHGLTPRHTPAAAALFCRALHEKITPILGDIPRATAFLTPAFEPDRAIIALRDDQLLGVAGYKADGRGIINRNLTLKRFWNEYGISAPLRILGLLILDSMNRSNGLLVDSLVVHEDARGQGIGTMLLDAAEQRARELGKTQMSISVIDTNPRAQALYERNGFTTSKTEHLGALKRFFPFKSVINMTRELNPSSEPSPTNPSASPSG; this comes from the coding sequence ATGAGCATCACCATCCAGCACGGCCTCACGCCCCGGCACACCCCCGCCGCAGCAGCACTCTTCTGCCGAGCCCTCCACGAGAAAATCACGCCAATCCTCGGCGACATCCCCAGAGCCACCGCCTTCCTCACACCCGCCTTCGAGCCCGACCGCGCCATCATCGCGCTCCGCGACGACCAACTCCTGGGCGTCGCTGGCTACAAGGCCGACGGCAGGGGCATCATCAACCGCAACCTCACCCTCAAACGCTTCTGGAACGAGTACGGCATCTCAGCACCCCTACGCATCCTCGGCCTGCTCATCCTCGACAGCATGAACCGCAGCAACGGGCTCCTCGTCGACAGCCTCGTCGTCCACGAGGACGCACGCGGCCAGGGCATCGGCACCATGCTCCTCGACGCCGCCGAACAACGCGCCCGCGAACTCGGAAAAACACAGATGAGCATCAGCGTGATCGACACCAACCCCCGCGCCCAGGCGCTCTACGAACGCAACGGATTCACCACCTCCAAGACCGAACACCTCGGCGCCCTCAAACGCTTCTTCCCCTTCAAAAGCGTCATCAACATGACCCGCGAACTCAACCCTTCTTCTGAGCCTTCGCCCACGAATCCTTCAGCGTCGCCGTCCGGTTGA
- a CDS encoding type II toxin-antitoxin system TacA family antitoxin, producing MTTSNARMEFRLSEEDKALLALAADHCSQSVSDFVRRVAVEAARQSLYENNLIAVTARDMDKLFKMAEQEATSEFKQGLNRFKHWQSTQDDH from the coding sequence ATGACCACCTCCAACGCCCGCATGGAATTCCGACTTTCCGAAGAAGACAAGGCCCTCCTCGCCCTCGCCGCCGACCACTGCAGCCAGAGCGTCAGCGACTTCGTCCGACGCGTCGCCGTCGAGGCCGCACGCCAGTCCCTCTACGAAAATAACCTCATCGCCGTCACCGCACGCGACATGGACAAGCTCTTCAAAATGGCCGAGCAGGAGGCCACCTCCGAGTTCAAGCAAGGCCTCAACCGATTCAAACACTGGCAGAGCACACAGGATGATCATTGA